From the genome of Acidobacteriota bacterium, one region includes:
- a CDS encoding helix-turn-helix domain-containing protein, with translation MERITVEFNKEWLSVADICEYMGVSTFVVTSQLRSGDLPAVKFGREWRVSRKDFEDWINDQRLGASTKATAHDAVETPFP, from the coding sequence ATGGAGCGAATAACTGTTGAGTTCAACAAGGAGTGGCTGTCGGTCGCCGACATTTGCGAGTACATGGGCGTCTCCACGTTTGTCGTGACGAGTCAGCTCCGTTCGGGTGACTTGCCCGCGGTCAAGTTCGGTCGTGAATGGCGAGTATCACGCAAGGATTTCGAGGATTGGATTAACGATCAACGCCTCGGAGCGTCGACGAAGGCCACGGCACACGATGCAGTGGAGACGCCGTTTCCGTAA
- a CDS encoding class I SAM-dependent methyltransferase has product MRSAVCLVTPAFGEGIGKTAEGRKEFKVALESFIAGLLGQDLPVRIRAYDGTDVGPRDARTTITLRSRDALIRMATASGELGFARAYIAGDIEIDGNIYDVLSLKDALPVVKLTLGQVKALVQTVGLRNLRKIPPPPEEHRRQGRFHTRRSDSSSIQHHYDVSNEFFRLILGSSLTYSCAVFERPDESLEQAQQRKYELICQKLGLHPGMRLLDIGCGWGGMVRHAAEHHGVRSVGVTISEKQADFAEKQVADAGLTDLVEIRTQDYRDVDDGPYDAISSIGMFEHVGMRRLSEYFDTVSRLLAPGGRLLNHAISRRRTEHRSLIRRTGFLDRYVFPDGELHEVGSVITALQNAGLEVRHMENLREHYALTLRRWVSNLEENWEAAIAEVGEGRAKIWQLYMAGSALMFEANDIHVDQVLAIKTPRDGDSHLPLRPTWN; this is encoded by the coding sequence GGGCTGTTGGGGCAAGACCTGCCTGTCCGCATTAGGGCCTACGACGGCACAGATGTCGGCCCTCGAGATGCAAGAACGACGATCACCCTCCGCTCCAGAGACGCCCTGATCCGTATGGCGACAGCGTCGGGCGAACTCGGATTCGCCAGGGCGTACATCGCTGGTGACATCGAGATCGACGGCAACATCTACGACGTCCTTTCTCTCAAGGATGCACTCCCGGTGGTAAAACTTACCCTGGGCCAGGTGAAGGCACTCGTTCAGACGGTGGGTCTGCGCAACTTACGAAAAATCCCGCCACCACCTGAGGAACATCGACGTCAGGGCCGGTTCCACACACGACGGTCTGACTCCAGCTCGATCCAACACCACTACGACGTCTCCAACGAGTTCTTCCGTCTCATACTTGGATCGTCGCTCACGTACTCGTGCGCAGTATTCGAAAGACCCGACGAGTCGCTGGAGCAGGCGCAGCAGAGAAAATACGAGCTGATCTGTCAGAAGCTCGGGCTTCACCCGGGGATGCGCCTCCTCGATATAGGGTGCGGATGGGGTGGCATGGTCCGCCACGCCGCCGAGCACCACGGTGTTCGATCGGTTGGCGTAACCATATCCGAGAAGCAGGCCGATTTCGCTGAAAAGCAGGTAGCCGACGCCGGCCTCACCGACCTCGTTGAAATACGAACCCAGGACTATCGCGACGTCGACGACGGCCCCTACGATGCGATTAGCTCGATCGGGATGTTTGAGCATGTCGGGATGCGGCGGTTGTCTGAGTACTTCGACACGGTCAGTAGGCTCCTGGCCCCCGGCGGACGGCTCCTCAACCACGCCATCAGCAGACGTCGCACAGAGCACCGGTCGCTGATTCGTCGGACGGGTTTCCTTGATCGGTATGTGTTCCCGGACGGCGAACTGCACGAGGTCGGAAGTGTCATCACTGCTCTTCAGAACGCTGGACTAGAGGTCAGGCACATGGAGAACCTGCGTGAGCACTATGCGCTGACACTCCGTCGGTGGGTTTCCAATCTCGAAGAGAATTGGGAAGCCGCAATTGCCGAAGTCGGTGAAGGTCGGGCGAAGATCTGGCAGCTCTACATGGCCGGCAGCGCACTCATGTTCGAGGCCAACGACATCCACGTCGACCAGGTCCTCGCAATCAAAACACCACGGGACGGCGACAGCCATCTTCCGCTCCGCCCCACCTGGAACTAG